A stretch of DNA from Flavobacteriaceae bacterium MAR_2009_75:
CTTTCCACGTGCAATTAATTTCGGGGGACCATTTCTTTTTACGGTCACAAGACTATCGCCCGACTCTCCACCCCCATGTAAAAATAATAATAAAGGATATTTCTTATCATCTTCGGCGTCATAGTCTTCGGGATAGTATAGGTAATAGCTAAAGTTTTCTCTGGTAACGGTTTCCTGTTCTGCATCGACCAAACAAGGTTTCGACTGTGATGCACAGCTTTGAAAGGCTGCCATTAAAACTAAAAGTAGGTATTTGGGCATATTCGTAGTGAATCTCATTATGGAAAAATACGAATAAAAGAAAGTAGACCAAAAAGAAACGGATGCTCAAATGAGCATCCGCTTTATATTATTAAATAGAAAGTTTACATTTTTTAGCGATATAGAGTAAAATGGCCTACATAACGTATATCTCTATCATCATTTTGATTTACAACGTACCAATAATCACCTGTTGGAAGTTCTTTACCCTCATACGTTCCATCCCATTTACTCACCTGATCCAGCTCTGCTACTACCCTACCATAACGGTCGTAGATAATGACTTCAATATTGGGGAAGAAATCTCTATTGCCAGGAGCCCAATAATCATTCTCGTTATCCCCGTTCGGAGAGAAGAAATTTGGTATTTCAAGCATTCCGGTAAACTCGAAAGGTATAGCTGCTACGGCTTCACAACCGTTTTGGTCTACCACACGAATCTCTACCGTTCCACTATCTGTAGTAGTGTAAATACCTTCACTGCCGAAAGACGTGCCGTCAAAGAAGAATTCATAACCTCCATAGCCTCCTTCTGCGGTAGCCGTAATTTCATTGGGTCCGGTTTTCTCGGCGATCAAGGTCAACGGATCATAACCATCGATACTGAACTCGACCATATTGGTACAGCCATTTTCATGATAGATATACACATCATAATCGCCGGCCGGTAAATCGCCCCAAGTATGTTCAGTCGTCGCCAATGATGTAATTGCATCGGTTGGGTCAATAGGGTTTAATGCGAACATTAATTGCGGCATCAAGCTAGTATCTTGCATTTCGACTCTGGCGGTACTATTCGGAAAAATACCTTCACATCCATATTGTACAATGGGCTCTGCCGTTAAGTCTACTCCAATTTCTATCGGTATCAGAACGTCGGTATCACAAAGATTCGCATCTTGAACAAAAACGAAATAGGATTCACCACCAACCAGGTTATCAAAAAACAAATTATCATTTCTGACGAAAACTTCCGTACCATCTGAATTAGGACCTACCAACTTCGTTTCATAGTACGTTGCAGACGTTACCGTGTCTACAAAGGGGGTTCCTCCGGTTATAGTTAGCTGTGCCGTTCCGTCGGCAAAACCGATACAGGTTTCAGTAGATGGCACCACGTCGGTCACTTCTAATTCTAATGGTTCAGTAACTACAATTTCAAAAGTTTGCGGACAACCTTCTGCATCTTGGGCCAATACCGTATACGTCGGATTACTTGGGGTATTTGCAGGCAAGCCTGTAAAGGTATAGGTCAGTGGATCGTCAGGGTCTGAGAAAAATTCGCTCAAGTTCGGCTCAATGGCAAATTTCACCAAACCAGAAGCACCGCCGGTAACTTCCATGGTAATGGTTCCATCAGACTCCCCAAAACAAGATACAGGTGTACTACTATCATCAATGGTAACCGGTGCAGGTTCAGCAATCGTAAACGGACCTTGAACCAATCCGCAATTCGATCGGCTGATTACTGAAATCCAGTAATCACCGGATTCCAGATTCTCGAAAGTACCGAAATTCTGCATTGGCAAATTGTTGTAGGTCGGTAGGGTTTCTGCAACAAAAGCATCAGCACCCGGATCAGCATTATAAATTCTAAATTCATAAATACCAGTTCCACCATTGGCAACAGCCTCTATTCTACCATCAACTTCATATGCACAAGAAACGTCATAAGTTGGTGAAGCAGGATCCAAACTCAATGGCTCGGCGTCTGTTATCGTAATTCCGTTGGTATTACGAGCCAAACATGAACTTAAGCCACCAACTTTTCGCACCTCGAATCGGTATGAATCTCCAATGACACCTGGAATATTTGTTTTTACAGGCAAACCATTTGCATCGACTTCATCAACAGGAAACCAAGGTCCGCCAGAATTATAAACACTATACTCATAAGTTCCACCCTGTGGGTTATTCACCCGGATCATCATTGTAGCTGCATTACCACACGCGGGTACAGATGTCTGAATCAATGCAGGATTGATCGGAGGTGGTGGAATCACTTGAATAGGCGCCGAAACTACACCACAATTAAGTGTAGATACAACCTCAACAGCGTACCACCCACCTGGTATAACCCCTGTTGTACCCGTAAACTCAGGACTACTTTGATAACCGGTCATAGAAGCTACATCTGTATTATTGTTGCTATTAAGATGTAATAATCGGTACTGATACCCACCGCCCGGCACGCCGCCAATGGCCCCGGGGTTAGAAGTTCCCGGTTCAACGGCAACAATTACGGCATCGTTACCTTGAGGACATTCAAGTTCCCTAGTTATAATAGCCTCCGCTTCTATTTGAGGTACAGGTAACAGTTCTATATCTTCAAAATGTATACAGCCTTCGATATCTCTTACATATACACGGTAATTACCACTTGAAAGGCCCTCGAACCGATCATTATCACCATTCGCCGCAAAAGTTGCATATGAAGCATTACTATGTGCTGCGAAACCACTACCAACAGGGTTTTCGTATTCTAATCTATATTCATACGGTGAGTTATCCCAGCCACCAACAGTATTGGCTACAATCTCTCCTAAATCATTGCTACACCCCACCCTTCCTACTTCATCAAGGGAAGTTATACGCAACTGTTCACCAGGTCTTTCAATAGTACTTACATTACTGAACACCTCACAAGACGTCACAGTCTTACCATTTTCACGAATAACAACACGCAGGTTACCACTTGCAATACCTGTTATCACAGTCGGGTTACCGTCAAGGGAAACATCTAAAGTACCTGTTGAATTTCCGCCGACTGGTGTACCAAAAGAACCACCTGAGAAACCGGGATCCGATGCATTATAGACCCAATAATCATAAACACCGGAAAAGTTGGTCATACTTGGTAAATTGGTTATTTCGATGTTTAAAATTCCATCGGTTGCCCCAAAACAACCAATCGGTTGATTTTGGCTAATTGAGACCGTGGGCAGTACCGGTGTATCAACCACGTATGCGGTTATAGGGTATGTACAACCATTTTGATCGTTTACCTGTAGATTGTATTCGCCAGCTACCATAGGTAGATCGAACTCCACGAAGCTTCCGCTTGGTTGTGACACATCTGCCACTGGCGCTACCGAGAACCCCTGGTCTTCAATAATGAAGTTGGTAGTGCCCGATACATCGATACGAATTCGCTCAGGGTTTTCGCAATCCATTGGGGATAGTTGAGAAATCGTTGCCGTTACCGTATTAGGAGCCCGTACAGTTACTGAATCATTGAATTCACAACCATTAGCGTCAATAGCATATATAGTAATCGTTTGATCAGAACCTGTATCTACTATTTCGAATGTCGGGCTTGTTTGGTAACTATCGGCCAAATCAATTTTGTAACCGTAAGGTCCTCCGTTTCCGATATTCGTCCCGACAATACTTGCCGTTACGTTTGTAGTACTATATTGATTAGCTGCAGGGTTACATACCAAGGTACCTGAAGTAACATCGATCTCAAATGGAGGTGGCTCATTTATAATTACTTCCTCCCTATCAAAACAACTTCTATCGGTCACTACCTCTATCACATAGGTACCCGGAGCTAAGTTTGAAAATGCCCCAGAAAGATTATCATCAATTCTACTAGAATTATCTAGGCCAGTTGGCATTGCTGCCAATGTACTGGAATACAAATTATATTCTCTTATTCCGTCAATATCCGTACCTCCTTGCACAGAGACTGCAATGCTTCCATCTCCCAATCCGTTACAACTAACATCAGTAGCCCCGGTATCATCAATAATCGGAGATGTAGGTGCTGTTCGAAGGATATCGTCGACGATAAATGTACAATTGACAGATCCATCATCGACCAAATTATCTTCTACTAACACTTGATAATCACCAGGTGGAATATTTGGAAATATACCGTCGCTATCAGGGTCGATAACATTTATAGAGGTACCAAACATATCGGTTCCCGAAAGTACATAGTTAAAGTTTCCACTACCCCCATTTGCGTTTATAGTTATTATACCGTCACTTTCTTCACAACTTGGGTCGGTGCTAAAACCACCCGATGCCGAGAGCACCTGAAAAACTTCAGCTACATCGTCTACATCACAGCCATTGGCGTCAATTACATGCACTGGGTAATCTCCTATATTATTTACTGTAAAGATTGCCTGTGTATTTACATTAGGATCATATACCGGTGTTTGGCTAACCCCGTTCAAGGTAAAAGTTGGCGTGTCGATATTTGCGGGCATTTCAACCGTTATTTCAAAACCTCCGACAGGTGTGGTAACATCACATTGATTATTAACAGATATCGTTGGTTCGGGCAAATCAGGATTCATTTGAATTACCGCAGCAGACACCCTAAAAGAACAGTTATTTGCGTCTCTGACCCAAATATCATAATCGGTTCCTGGAGATAGAGAACCTGGTAATGAAACCGTCGAGGCATCACTAAAATCACCCGGCGTAGGCGGGGTGCCTGAAGGCATATACGCATACAAATACGGACTACCGGTCGCAAACGGTGTTCCTCCACTACCTCTTACCGTTAATTGACCTAAAGCATTACAATTGGCGTTTTGATTGTCAATTATGTCTACTCTTGGCATATTTATAATCGCCTCATCTTCATCACCACTAGAACAATCACCAGAATCTAATACGGATATACCATACCTACCTTGTGGCACTGTCAAATCGCTGCCAAGAGAGGTCAAAGAAGAATTGGTTACATTATAGACCTCGGCACCAGTATCTAAATTGGTAATAACTATATCAAATGGTCCTGTACCTGAAGTTATATTATAATTGACCCCCACGTCTCCGTTTCGACAGGTAGCACCATCAACTGTTAGGTCAACAGTGGAACCAGGCCCATTTGGCAGGGTTATCACTTCTTGATATAAACAACCCGTGGTGGTATCACGAACTTCAACCGTATAGGATACTCCCCATAACAGATTGGTAAAGCAATGATTTGCCGGTGGATTACTTGGGGTGACCCATCCTAAATTCGGATCAGGGTCTGCCAACCGTATTTCATAGTTTCCTGAACCATCAACAATATCGACACAAACCGTTGTTCCCCCAGGACTACAGGTCGCTGGTGGTGTTGGGTAGGTGGGTATGATATCTAGGTTCGCAGTATCAATCGTAAAAGGTTCGATATCGTTACAACCTCTAGAGTCTACAACAATAACTTGATAATTACCGGGCACTAGACTTGGGTCAGTAATCGTCAGTGAAAAATCAGAATCAGCCACATTAGATTGTCGTACAAACTCATTACCAAAGTTATCTTCTATGATTACAGTATATTCTTCAACCCCTGAAACTGGTAAATCAACCGTCACCCCCCCAGATAAATCTCCTGTAGAACAGGTCGCATCGATAGGTGTTACTGCTACTTCGGGAGCAGGATTAGGGTCTGCCACCACATTAACAGGAGTTACAGCGGTTATACAATTTCTAGAATCTTTAACTAAGTATTCATAATTGCCAACTGCTAGACCCGAGTAAATCGTCTGGTCTGAGAAACTATACGTTGATGATGGATCAGGATTGTTAGGGTCAGGTACCAATGTACCAGCTGGTGCAAAAACGACTTCAAAAGGAGGTACCCCTGATGATACCGTTGGAATCACCTCAACAAACCCACTGTTTGCATCTCCACAACTGGGGCCGACAATACGATGCGTAGAGGCAATATTGGTAGGTTGGGCAAACGTTAACGCTTCAGAGGTATTAGAACAGGAATTGTTATCACTTATTTCAACAGTATAATCACCATGCTGACCGAATGGCACCGTATACGTAAACGGGTTTGAAGGAATTGGGTTTCCTGTGTGACCTGCTACCGCTGCGCCGTCTAAAAATATTGTATATGAAGTAGATGCAAGGTTAGAAATATCACCTCCTGTAATGGTAATTTCCATTTCACCATCTCCCCCACAAGGTATTTCACTCACCATAGCCAAATTTGCCTGTATCTGTGGTGGAATCCTTACTGTCGAGGTTGAAGCTATACAATTGTTTCCATCAACGACTTCAATAGTATAATTACCCGGTACTAAATTATTAAAAGTATAGGTTCCCGGGGTTCCTGACACGTTCAATGGTCCTCCATTAATTCTATACCTATGACTGGTCAATGGTGCCGAACCGGCTGAAGACGTCACTGTTATTTCAGAACTGTTGGTCGAAGAATAACAAAAATCTGCACTGTCAAACGCTATGCTCGGTGCCGAAACACTAGTAAGCGTAAATGTTGTTGAAGCCGTACAACCTTCTGTATCTATTACAGTTAAGGTATATGTACCCTCTTCCGTCAAATTACCAAAAGTACGTCCGGTTTTTGGGCCCTGCGTTCTTCCATCGGTAGCTGGCCATTCCAATTCATACCTATAGCCGCCAAAGCCACCGGTCGCATCTGCCCTTACTCTACCAATATTGTTGTTCTGGCAGCTCATATCGGTTACAGTTGGAGTGATACTCAACGGGGTAGCTGCTTCCTCCACATCAAAAGAAGCGGTAGAAGTACAGTTAGTATCATTATCGGTTACCGTAATTTCATAAGTACCAGCTCCCAAGCCCGAAATAGGAATATTTAGACTAGTGCTGTTGGTACCACTTGTAACTAAAGCTGCTGAAGGGGTTGTTCTATTGACTACATAATCATAATCCGTCGCATAACCATCGACTAAGAAACCTCCGTTGCCATCAGTTGCTCCAGGACATACCCGCAAATCACCTCCTGCTTGAATACGGGCTCTTATAGTGCTAAAACCACCGGTCGTAAAACTGGCCGTATAGGTACACCCATCAGTATCGGTTATTTCGAACTGATAAGAGGTGTCTAAACTAAGCCCATTAAACACATTGCTTGCTTGGGCAGGTGGTAAGGTTGTAGTTGGATTGGATGAAATAATTTCGTACTGAGCTACCGGGAAACCTGATGGCTGTACATCAACGGTTACCCTGCTTGTTCCTGATGCGCAATCTAGATTATCTTGGGCAAAATCAATGGAAGTCGGGGGTACCGGTTCAGAAACCGTAATAGGGCCCAGGGCCTGATAGCAACCTGCATCATCCCGTACATAAGGTATATATGTACCGGGCGCCAAACCGGTAAAATTGGTACCAGATTGATAGTTAGTGTTATCTACGCTATATTCATAACCGGAACCGGAACCACCACTTGCTGGCGTAAAATCAATTGTAGCACCTCCATTCGCACAGGTATAGTCTTGGGTCAAACCAGCTGCACTACTCAAGCCACCGGCAGAAGTAACGGTTACAGATGGAAGTGACAAAATACAGCTAAATGCACCCTGCGAGTAGCGTACTTCAATAATATTATAAGTACCATCTGCCACAGGTATGGTAGAAGATGTCGTAAATGGGTCACCTGCATTATTTGTAGCCCTATATTCTAAATTGAAACCTCTTGGGTCATTTATGGTAAAATCAACCTTTCCGCCGCCATTGGTACAGGTACCCACTATATCCGATGCCGTAATATCCGGTGGGTCTAGCTCAGCAACATATTCCGATTTTTCGGCGGTACAACCTTGGTCATCCGTAATGAAAAAGGTGTAAGTACCGGGACTGGTTACCGTATAAGAGCTGGTTCCGGTGAACGTTCCTCCTGAATCGCCACCATCACTTACCGTATAACTATAAGTACCAGAACCCCCGGAAGGAGTTACGTCAATATCAACACTTGTGATGTCAGAACAACCAAAGCTCATACCATTAGTATCGGTAACCACTGAAATAGGACTTAAACCTACCCCCACAGTAATCGGGTCACCATTGGTATCGGTGTATTGAATAGGAGCAGGAATTCCGTTTGGTATATCTTCCTTACAGTCATTAGTTTCAACCTTAACGGCATAAGTGCCTTCACTTACTGCACCGAAAGTGTAGGTATTGCTCGAAATGGTCGAAGTAAATTCTATTTCTGCTCCGTTCTCGTCCAATAAAGTATAGACATATGGACCGGGCACTTCAGGATTAACAGTAACATCGATACTTCCGGTTTCACCACTACAAACCGGATTAGTAAAAGTTACATCAATCTCGATATCAACTTGCTCAATTTCAATTACTTCATATAAGTATTCACAAACTTGCCCAGAAATATTCAATCTGGCCTGAACCTGATATGAACCTGGATCAAGGTTATCGAAAATAGATGAGGATTGGTAAGGTCCAAAAGCATTTGCCCCTTCACGAATTCTAAACTGATAACTATTAGGTAGACCTGTAACTTCTATTCGCCCAGGATTATTACAAACAAAATCTTTTTTAGTATACGTCTGGGTTATCGTGCTTTTGACTACTTCAATATAATAATATTGCCCCCCATTTACCTGTACCCTAAATTCTGCACCATTTGCAGCCGAAATGCTGCTTGCATCAAGATTAAAAGTAGGTGTATCTGCAACCTCGGTATAAGTTGATGTGTAATCAGGGCATTCTAAATTTGTGTTGGGAGTGGCGCCTGTCAACTGCTGCCAAGAGACACCACTCGTTGGCGACCCTGATAAAGAGATAGTCCGATCGTCAGAATCACCACAAAGAATGAATCGAGCAATCGTTGCTCCATCATTGGTACAATTAACGGTCTCATCAGCTCCTTGAACGATAGTCATGAACATAGGGGCAACGGCCGCTTTGTTCTTCTGACTATTTTTGACTGTATTCTTCAGAAAAACCGAGTTGCTCTTTGCAGTTTCCACTTTCTCTATTGAGACAGCATCTTTTACTGCTTCGGCAACCTCACTTATAAAAGTGTGTACTTTAGCATTAGCTATCGATGTTGCGCATACTACTGTGAAACATAAGAACAGTAGGGCAACAAGAACATGCCGCATTTTTTTTGGGAACATAGGTTAAGTCTTAGTTGATAAGAATAGATGCGATTTGGGAGCATTTTATTCTTAAGTGTAATTATTTAAACTTATAAATTCTCTTTATATTTATCCGCTAGGCATACATTAATATTACTTTTAACGTGAAACCATGAAAAATAGTGTACTTCTTGTCTTTTTAACCATTGCCATTTTCAATTCGTCTTGCGCTCAAGATGCTGAAAATCAAGTAAAAGACCCTAAAAATACCCCCTTTACCCAAGAGCTGATAATCGATGAAATGCAGATTCCGTGGGGAATGACATTTTTACCTGATGGAAGTATGCTCGTAACTGAAAAATCGGGAGAGATTATCCACTTTAAAGAAGGTGTTAAGACAAAAATCTCAAACGTTCCAGAAGTATATGCGAGAGGTCAAGGTGGATTATTGGATATCGAGGTACATCCCGATTACGAAAACAATGGATGGATCTATATTTCTTACGCTTCTGAAGAAGGGGAAGAAAAAGGTGGGCATACGGCATTAATACGTGCTAAATTAAAAGACAACTCATTAATTGACAATGAGTTACTATACAAAGCCACACCCAACACTACCAAAGGTCAACACTTCGGCTCTCGAATTGTATTTGATAATGATGGCTACTTATTTTTATCAATAGGAGAACGTGGTGCACGTGATGAGAACCCACAAGATTTAACGCGAGATGGAGGTAAAATCTATCGCTTTCATGAGGATGGTAAAATACCCGATGACAATCCTTTTGTCGGGCAAGATGGTGCAAAGACCGCAATTTACAGCTACGGACACAGAAACCCTCAAGGCTTGGCCAAGCATCCGGAAACAGGTGAAATATGGGACAACGAACACGGACCAAGAGGTGGTGATGAAATAAATGTTATCAAACCCGGAGCAAATTACGGGTGGCCCGTAATCACTTATGGCATTAATTACAGCGGTACAACCATTACAGACGAAACAGAAAAAGAAGGTATGGAACAACCCCTTTACTATTGGGTACCTAGTATAGCCCCTAGTGGTATGGCTTTTATTTCTTCTGATAAATATGGTGATTGGCAAGGTAGCATTTTAGTAGGTTCCTTAAAATTTCAATATTTAGAGCGTCTAGAACTTGAAGGCAACAAAGTAGTTAACCGAGAAAAGTTGATGGCCGATATAGGTCGTGTACGTGATGTAAAAGAAGGTCCTGATGGTTTAATTTATGTTGCGGTTGAAGGCAAAGGCATTTATAAATTAGTTCCGAAAAGTTAAATTATACTTCGAAAATTTACGTTCCTAATTTATCGTTTATGAAGTTTTTATTCGTTCTGGTCGTTTTGACCACTACCACTAACTCTTTCTATGCACAAGAGGCGGACTTGGAGGAAAGTATGATAAGGGGAAAAGAAATCTACATAGATTTTTGCGCTACCTGTCACATGGAAAACGGTGAAGGGGTCCCCAACACCTTTCCCCCACTAGCACAGTCTGACTATCTTGCCAAAAACAGGGAAGCTAGCATCAAGGGTGTTAAATACGGTCAACAGGGTGAAATAGTGGTCAATGGTGTAACTTATAACAATACAATGGCTCCGATGGGTCTTGAACCCGAAGAAATTGCCGATGTTATGAACTATGTCATGAATTCTTGGGGCAACTGGTCGGATAAATTAGTTACGACCGATGAAGTTGATGCCATCACCAAATAAGAGTTAAACATCCGCACCCGCCTCAATAGCCGCCTTTACTGAACCGTATTTTTTCAACAGCTTTTCAGCGTCGTTGTATGGTATTCCCAAGCCTTCGGCCACGTAGCGCGCTCCCCTATCAACTAGCTTGACGTTACTCAACTGCATATTAACCATCTTGTTACCTTTTACCCTGCCTATTTTAATCATTAAAGCGGTTGAAATCATGTTCAATGCCAATTTTTGTGAAGTACCGCTTTTCATTCGGGTACTTCCAGTAACAAACTCTGGCCCAACATTCATTTCTATAGGTATATCGGCTGCCGTAGCCAAGGGAGAGCCAGGGTTATTTGTAATTCCCGCAGTCAAAAGTCCATTTTTCTTTGCTTGGTCAATTCCTCCCAGAACGTAAGGGGTTGTACCCGAGGCGGCTATACCGACAACAACGTCCATTTCATTAATATCATGAACCATCATATCTTTCCAAGCCTGTTCGGTATCATCTTCGGCATTTTCTACCGATTTTCTAATAGCCCTATCACCACCTGCGATAATACCGATTACACGAGTGTGAGGTAAACCATAGGTCGGCGGTATTTCAGAAGCGTCCAAAACTCCTAATCGACCACTGGTGCCCGCACCAATATAAAAGAGCCTGCCTCCTTTTTCAAATCTTTCCGCCAAAGCATCGACCAATTTGGTAATATTAGGTATAGCATCGGCAACGGCTTGGGCAACTTTCTGGTCTTCTTCATTCATCTTTTGAAGAATAGAAACCGTATCAAGTGACTCAAGATTATCGTGGTTTGAGGGTTTTTCGGTTATTTTGGTATAGTTCATAGTTATTATAAAATTCTGATATCGTGGTTTCTGAATGAATTTAAAAGTTCGTTTTCCGGATCAAGTTCCGTAATCATAGTGTTTATAGCATTAATATCACATGTTTTGTATCGATGCTGAGAGTTCAGTTTTTCTGAAATTGATAAAAGTACCGTTTTTTTCGAGCATTTTATGACTGCTTTTTTCACTTGTACTATATCCCAATCGAACTCGGTAAGCCCATAAAACGAATCTACATACCCCGTACCAATAAAACTATAATCAACCTTTATTTCTGAAAGATTATGTATAGCATTGGCACCAATCGTGGTCTGAGATTCACTGGAGACCTGACCTCCAACAATTATAACATTTACATTCGGTTTGGTCAATAATTCAGAAGCGACGGGCAAGCTATGTGTAAAACAAGTAATCTCTAGATTTTGGGGTAACAAGCGAGCCAGTTCAGAGCAAGTAGTTCCACCATCAATAAAAATAACGGAACCAGGTTTTAATAAAGTCAGCGCTTTCTCCGCTATTTTGTTTTTCTCCTCTAACTTATAAATATTTTGATTTCTAGTACTGTTCATCGTAAAACCCAATGAAACGGCACCACCATGTACTTTTCTTAACTTATTTTCTGCATCGAGTTCCTTTACATCACGACGTATGGTATCTATCGAAACATCAAGGGTCTCGGCAATATCGGTCAGTAAAATACGATTATGAAGCTCTACTTCGCTCAAAATCGTTTGTTGTCGTTCTTCCTTTAGCATGTTATCAACTAATTCATAAATATCCGGCAGCAAATATAGCCAATATTATCGAATGCCGTTTTTTACCGCTTTAAAGTTAAGAAATCTTTAAAAAAGCAAAAAACAGCACAATAAAAAGCAAAAAACAGCATTTAAAACCAATTCTTGCCTATATTTGCATCATTCTAAACCTCTACCTAAAGAACAAAATTGAAATGAAAACAATCTTAGAAAGAAACGGTTCAAACATCGAATACAGACCTGTTGGGCAATTCGAAGAAACAAGATTCGAGAAAATACATAATGTTATTTTTTCCGATTCTAATGAAGCTTCCGTCAAGGTAGCCGAAGAAATTGCTGCCCTAATCAGGAAAAAACAAGAAGTTAAAAAGACATGTGTACTGGGGCTGGCTACAGGGTCTTCACCTATTAAAGTTTATGAAGAGTTGGTTCGTATGCATCAAGAAGAAGGACTGAGCTTCTACAACGTAGTTACTTTTAATCTTGA
This window harbors:
- a CDS encoding glucose/arabinose dehydrogenase, which translates into the protein MKNSVLLVFLTIAIFNSSCAQDAENQVKDPKNTPFTQELIIDEMQIPWGMTFLPDGSMLVTEKSGEIIHFKEGVKTKISNVPEVYARGQGGLLDIEVHPDYENNGWIYISYASEEGEEKGGHTALIRAKLKDNSLIDNELLYKATPNTTKGQHFGSRIVFDNDGYLFLSIGERGARDENPQDLTRDGGKIYRFHEDGKIPDDNPFVGQDGAKTAIYSYGHRNPQGLAKHPETGEIWDNEHGPRGGDEINVIKPGANYGWPVITYGINYSGTTITDETEKEGMEQPLYYWVPSIAPSGMAFISSDKYGDWQGSILVGSLKFQYLERLELEGNKVVNREKLMADIGRVRDVKEGPDGLIYVAVEGKGIYKLVPKS
- a CDS encoding mono/diheme cytochrome c family protein, with the translated sequence MKFLFVLVVLTTTTNSFYAQEADLEESMIRGKEIYIDFCATCHMENGEGVPNTFPPLAQSDYLAKNREASIKGVKYGQQGEIVVNGVTYNNTMAPMGLEPEEIADVMNYVMNSWGNWSDKLVTTDEVDAITK
- a CDS encoding N-acetylmuramic acid 6-phosphate etherase, translated to MNYTKITEKPSNHDNLESLDTVSILQKMNEEDQKVAQAVADAIPNITKLVDALAERFEKGGRLFYIGAGTSGRLGVLDASEIPPTYGLPHTRVIGIIAGGDRAIRKSVENAEDDTEQAWKDMMVHDINEMDVVVGIAASGTTPYVLGGIDQAKKNGLLTAGITNNPGSPLATAADIPIEMNVGPEFVTGSTRMKSGTSQKLALNMISTALMIKIGRVKGNKMVNMQLSNVKLVDRGARYVAEGLGIPYNDAEKLLKKYGSVKAAIEAGADV
- a CDS encoding DeoR family transcriptional regulator, encoding MLPDIYELVDNMLKEERQQTILSEVELHNRILLTDIAETLDVSIDTIRRDVKELDAENKLRKVHGGAVSLGFTMNSTRNQNIYKLEEKNKIAEKALTLLKPGSVIFIDGGTTCSELARLLPQNLEITCFTHSLPVASELLTKPNVNVIIVGGQVSSESQTTIGANAIHNLSEIKVDYSFIGTGYVDSFYGLTEFDWDIVQVKKAVIKCSKKTVLLSISEKLNSQHRYKTCDINAINTMITELDPENELLNSFRNHDIRIL